From Vigna angularis cultivar LongXiaoDou No.4 chromosome 11, ASM1680809v1, whole genome shotgun sequence:
TCGTCATTTTACATGTTATGAGTATTTGAAGAAACgacttaataaaatatgatttcaaatAACGAGTATTCATTTACTTgtattatcatttattataaCGAGGCATGCTTATTGTTTATGCTGGATTGGGACGAGATGACTCCTGCTGAATTCTTCTATTTGATCAGCGTATGCTCCTCTCTCTGTTCTGGATAACCGATGGGATAGAGGGGGTGACTTGCAAAAAATACTTCGATACTCAAGTCATAAATGTTTCATAAAAAGGTCTATATGATTATTTCAAAAAAAGGTCTTTTTACCTGGACATTAATGTAGTATTTATAGGCCTTACAACCTGTTAGTTGCATAATAGCATAACCGATCTGTTATGTTTATTGTGTAAGAGGATAACCGATCGATCCCGCTTATTATGTAAGAGGACAACCGATCGGTCCTTCTTTTTGTGTAAGAGGATAACCAATCGGTCCTGCTTATTGTGTAGGAGGACAACTGATTGGTCCTTCTTTTCTTCTGTACTGGTTGGTCACACCCCACTTTGGAGAAAGCCATCTCTTTAGCTCTCTTTTCCATGTGCTGATCTGTCGCATCTTGCTAATCAAGGATAGCTTTTGGAGACGACCCATCACCCCACTAATCGCTGCACCCCACTAATTAAAAGCAACTTTGAAGAGGGTGTTCACCGGTACACGAGGACCCACCAGTACACGGGAATAGACACTTATCTAatcttttattcaaaaaaatttcaatataagAATTCATTTACACTAGTCGTCCAGAAAcctttagttttaatattattaatgaaatttttgagaaaaaaaaacttaaaaatataatatcaatgaaacatgagttcaagggtTTGACATCACCTTCAATTCAATAAGATAATAATGAGTTTACTGGTCTTTCATATATGGTTCTCAactttattacatttatttaatattagacTTAAATTCACTTGCATTTccaataaaatacaatatttagTTCAAGTGACAAAGAATTATGACTTCAAATAGAATTAACACCGAAacttaaatattgaaattaattaaaatagaaaattggaAATTAGAATCATACAAAGAAAACCTAGACAAATACAATATGTCACAAATAAAAGGTTTGATGATGTAAGAATtgtaagaacttagaaaataaagtattagagtACATaggtatattaaaataatgagaccgagtattttattttaaaaataagtcaataatataaataaaattttttaaactcgtctcattacctaaaacattgtttatctctctaaaacaatATTCTCTTAACCTCTCTACCATCTCTCTAAGATTTCTTACTCCTAAGTAATagaataaacaatataaaaattgcAACAAGtgaaactaataataaaataaaataaaaatcataagaGCTTAAGGTTACtctttaataaaatgtaaatattctgatacatttttatgaaataaaaactaatatataaccacttcaataaattattttacgaaatacttaaattttaattatttccaactatttaaccttaattttacataattcaTGAATAGGATGCTTCCAAACTTCCAAACTTAATGAACATGTCAAAACCATCTTataatggtttaagaaaaaaatttatgcgattccacatgtttctgaaagtttattgaggttatctcgtgggcTCGTGGGCTCGTGGGATGAACACatatgtcattacatatggtggatactatataaacaatatttcttttcagacaaagatagaagatgacaaaagcagagttcaaaatagtggcgttACACTACAAGCTGAagctgtgcactttgctagttctaaagacaaaaattcaatcacagcatccatgagttattttgaaataatacaagaaatatgggaagttgattatgtcagctttagagtcccagttttcaagtgtaaatgggttgatataaattctggtgtcatgacagatgactttggtttcacattggtagacttgaacaagatgaattatactgatgaaccatttatcatggctagtcaagcaagataaatattctacgtaaatgatccagcGAATAAAAAAATGGTCAGTgattttagaaggaaaaaacatgcaaggatatgatgatgaagattttcttgatatacttgagacaacatctgttgcatcaAGACCCATTGAAGACTCAGTTGATGACGCTGCCTATGACATCCAGGCAATTCATAGTAATCACAATGAAGGGATCTGggagaaaacaatatcttaatagattgtgatattttttgtgttgactttatatgtagtttcattatatttgaattattactaaccttgtatatatttttcaggtatgtcggcctcagactcaGATCAGGACAGACCAGATGTGGTCGAGGCGTCACACGATTGCCAGATGTGACATTCGGACGCGTTGATGGGCAGAGGATACATGTTCACATTGACCCCATATTAGGTCAGGCATCAGGGCCAtatgctgataggtttaggagttatctaggtaagttagcaaaaagtcatgtctctatccttcatgcatcttgggatgacgtcctagaggtcgacaagaacctcttatggcaagatattcaggtatgtttacttaaaagaattttgatatacttatttattttatcttattatgtcattaacatgtttttttgttttaaatagcaacattatgatattccaaacacaatacaaattagaaagaaagcgttatcgcatatagcgataagatggagggatttcaagacaaggctgacatgactatatgtctttggagacaaacaacatgaaaatccatgttAGCATTATACCTTCACAGAGGAGGAGTGGATACaaatgactggaatgaggtaatgatgcataccttgaatacattacaaatcaaattcatctttaaacatacatgaaaccataatgaattttttttcattttgcagtgcttcaagagtacatctcatataccagaggacacaattgggcagataaggcaggagtggacaacttatcttctgcaaagatggagctagGATCACTTATATTTCTTGTTGAACATTagtttagtttaagtttatatttttatagttttggtattggattgttttttacattaagtagaactttctttatatgaaacgcatatatatatatatatatatatatatatatatatatatatatatatatatatatatatatatatatatatatatatatatatatatagtatattgttctgggacaattttctgtttttcaggtgtggttttattgcaaaaataaatcaattttaaaaaaaaaaacaccagtagacgtcggttaatgtactgcccgacgtctatagacgttTGTCAATGCACACACCGACGTCCAATGAGTTACAGTGAACAAAACGTTTCAGGACCTATAGACGTCCGATATTCTTACATCCGACGTCTCTATAGATGTTGGATATATCCAGTCTGACGTCGTGTATGCCACCTCCGACGTCTACATAAACGTCGGATATACACTACCCGACATCTAATTAACGTCACTCACAAAGACGTCAAATACATATCCGACGTTAAAAGAccaaaataacatacgtctaaAGTTCTTTCTGCACTAGTAGTTTATTATCAAAACATGCTTAAAATTGGAAAGGACGACTAACATTAATTAATGAGTTAAGGAGAATTAAGTGAAACGAGAGGTAAGTATCAATTATTTCAAGGGTAATTAACTTCGTACAAATCACATAAATTTATAACAGATTTAacgattaattaaattaacaaactttttaaatgaatataacttagtaaaaaatattatctataaTGCAAACACAAAAAAGGCTTTTTATTATCTACACTGTATTTGttcttaaaaaatgtaataatgtttttaactcataattttattatataatatgaacTATGTTATGAGTTATATATGTTATCGGAGATATGATGTTGGATATTGAAATAATTTCCGCTTTTCATTGTTTGTTTTAATCAGTGTATGTTTTGCTTGttcataatatatgtttttatataatattaaattttattatacatatatagatattttgaatatataaattatactataattatattttaggtttacAATATACTCCATACTTTAATCTGCAATGTGCTGCTTTCTTTAAGactagtaattttatttttataaggaTCACACATTGAAAAAGCAAGAAACTAATGACACAAAACCATGGTTTTGGACAATGAGATAAAAGTAGTAATTCATTACTCATCATTATCGAGAACataaatgacattatttttaGTATTGTTGGTGCAGTGGTTTGACAATGTTTATTTTAACCTAATGTGTTACATTGTGAACTGCCTCAAACAAAAGTGTGCTTCAATTTCCATTTGTATGTAAGTAGAGTTTCACTGGACGAGCGTTTCTTGGTTGCACTGGTCTAGCATTCTCAAATGTTTCCtacaatatcaataaaaaataatcaaaactgtatattaaaaaacttaaacaataatttgaTGATCTATGCATTGTTTGTCTTGATGGtatcaatgaaaaataattaatagacaTGATGAATAACTTACATCACCGGCTCCATCAACTGCTGCTCGAATCAACTCTTTTTGCGCCCTTGAGACTGTTTTGCCCTAAAATCAATATTGAAagacttattattattatttttaatatttttctcgtatctatattttttacatttatttatcttCCTTTTCCACTCATGCACTTTAAAAACATGTTCTATATTGAAATTAGAATATTAAGCAATATAGAAAGAGTTAAAGCGAGAATGTACGTATATAttaaaaggaagatgaaaataaTAGTCACAATGATAAGTTCATAAttactatttataaatttatagataagattcataataaaacatatgtttaagttaagaaaaataaacttttcactaatataaaagtaaatctatatattaaattgttaatttgtgtaaaatttaaactCCACTCTAGTGAAATTAATGGAGAATAAAAGAACACAGACCTCTCCAGTGAAAACAGTCCAAAGAACATTTTCATTGCAAGGAGGAACTGTAAGAGAACCATTATATCTAAAATACTTGTTTCCTGTTATCCCTGTTACATCATCTGGATCAACAACACCTATTGGTATTTCTCTCGTCTGGTTTTCAGCCAGAATCTGTAACTCATCTCCTATCtgtaaatcaaacaaaaaactGTACGTTCAGCAACAAATTTACCATAGAATTTGTCTAGtcattcaattttctttttgtcaataataatgTTTCGTATGATTAagcttttatttatataaatgaatacaaACTTGATTACGTAAAATCgagttaaaattaaagttaaagttCTAACATTtactactttttattataatgatttttgGATAACCATTTGTTATTTTTTCCAAACAAACGCATGCATGCTGAGAGTAACATCTGTGAATCATACACCATCATAAACAGAGACAAGAGCAACAAAAATCTCCTGTGTTTACCGTTGAAATGAAGCTATCTGGATTCCCATGCCTCGATACAACTCCAGTCACTGCAATATTTCCAGCTAAACTTCTATGCACCATGTGTAACTCTAGATCATACCTACAGTTTGAGAAATACacgaaaaaaatttaattttaaaatacatgttGGGTGAGTTCTTTTATACATATTAGAACaatgtaataaattaagaaaaaaaaagcaccTTATGCCGTTGATTTTGTGTTCAGAGGGAGAGTGCCAATGAGCTTGTAGTAGGTTGTATTGAGTTCCGTTAATTGTAATATACCCTGCATTCTCAGTCCAGTTTATCTGTATTTTACAtgtaaacaaaaatgaaagactTGTTAATTAATCAAATCAATAATGCTTATGATTATGGTAAGTTTACTCTTTTAAGTTTGTGACTTTGTTTTAACTGGATAACATATAATTGATAGATGACATATATCTTGAGTTTCTTCGTAAGTGTTATCATACAATCATTATATGGATGGatggtttttttctttttttcatacatATATTGCAGAACTTTCACCttacatataaataaaagatattaaataattacatacttcttaatcattaaaaacactaactattaagaaattaaaaaaaatgaattcgACAATAAAATTGGTGAGTCGAGACTTCTTACCTTCTATTAAGATCTGCCACTAGTTATATTATGAAACATGTTCATTTTGAAACAAGCTCTTAAATGGAGATGACCAAGTATGTTGGTTCTCCCATcttaatttatgaataaaattaactgttttgaaattattaaagataagaatatttttttcatttatttcgaACAAATTTATGTGAAGAGgactaataaaaaaacttaacacTAACAACAGGATCATGTAACACGTAATACTGTTTCGTAATTAAAAACAGGACAAATTgctttttaaggaaaaaaaaaacaagcataTTACATatcctttatttataaaaattaaaaacagttaaatttttaaagcaACCCAAACCACATACATATGACCTCATTAATGcgaataattaatgtaaaataaaatagaatgtcaaaattaaaagtaaGTCATTCAACTAAATAGATCCTACTATcgcgttatatatatatatatatatatatatatataagaattaaaaaaagttaattttactttatatatttaaatgttttgaagcATTAAAAACATATCATACATATGTTTCAAAGTGAAAAATACTATCTTTTTCATAAGtgaaaactaattatatataaacttaaaattactTGAGAGTTTAGCACACAATTCAATACTTGATACCAGATTCAGGGATTGAACTATATATTAACCTCTTAAACTAAATACCCAATTATTTGAGCCAATCTATGCCAAGTACTTAAAAAGAAGTTATTcctaaaatttcataaaatttttaaaccAAACAAGAAAACCCATATTTAATGTTGTTCATATTCTTACTCGTCCTGTATAAGAATTGTCTTATCCATATAGTTTGTCTGGTAAGGATAACTCTACTTACATAATACAAATTAGGTTTAACTCAAAAAATGTAATGAATGGAATAGTTTTAATCtagaaattttagaaatttagtTGGATTGCTCACCATTACGTCATGTTCGGAAGTAACAATAGTGGCGTTGGCTGGTTGATAGTTCCTTTGAATCCCAGAACCGAGGACAACATTCGCCGTGAATAGGTTAATAGGAGATTGTCTGGTTCCATCTCTACACAAAGGCCACGTATTTCCCCAGTTAGAGGGGCCATTTGGACTTGAAGGATCATAGTCAAACTCCTCtgcatttttcaaaataacatatttCAACTCTATTTTCTACACAAATGAATTATTCGCAtgcttaaaatattgttatcgAAATAAAAATTATCCGGCCTTTCGCTTTTTTCTACgtaaaatgttttcaaaataataggttttcaaaaaataatctCCACATAGATATACACTCAATATGCTTAAGAAATAAAGCTTATGGTTAACATATTTCTCACCAGACATTGCTGAGGGGAAGAGTAAAACAATGAGAATGAATAAGCTGTGAGCAAAGGCTTGGATAGACATGGCACGATCCATTTTTCGTAATTGTAATTTGTATGGAATGAGTTGTGAGGAATATTGTGAAGTATGTTTCCTTTTATAGAGGTTATCTCTTTTGGAAAGTCTAATTAATTAAGTCAAAACAATATTGGATATCGACAtgtccttttattttctttagttgACTTCTAAAACTTGGAAGCAGCCTTCTCCAATTAAGAAGTTTTAATTATAGTATGGtttcaattaaatattcatttagAGATGCGAAATGTACTAATATTAATAGATTAATAGATTACATATACTGGAATAATTACGTGTCTAGGTGTATAATTGTTGGAAAATCAATGTAATTTAACGAGAGGTTATACCAAATTTAAGTGGTGTTTTAGAGTATTAAATAGAGTATGTGTTCTGGttgatattttgaatatattgtttattgAAGCAACTCTCAAGTTAGGCGTCATTTTACATGTTATGAGTATTTGGAGAGAGGatttattgtataaatataaataaaatatgagtttaaATCAAGACTGATCATTTAGTTGTACCATCATTCACATAACAGGCGCATTTACGTGATTTTTTATACGAAAAACTTTCAATATACGAACTCATTTACATAGTCCTCAAAACTAACTTTTGGCTTTGAtattatttgagtttttttcaACAGAAATTCACTCAGAGatataatatcaattaaaatcaaGAGTTTGATATCACCTCTAACTCAATAAATCAAtgaatttactaatttttcatatataatttttaattttctcatttttacttaatgtgaaattgtaatttatcttttgaatttttaataaaatacaagatTCAATATTAATCaagtgacaaaaaaaaattacttaatgaTATAGCTTTAAATAGAATTGACATGGAAACttagatattaaaattaaataaaataaaatactgaaAATTAATGTAAGGATGATTGCCATAAACATTAGGAAACTAGGACATTC
This genomic window contains:
- the LOC108333740 gene encoding bifunctional monodehydroascorbate reductase and carbonic anhydrase nectarin-3 — protein: MDRAMSIQAFAHSLFILIVLLFPSAMSEEFDYDPSSPNGPSNWGNTWPLCRDGTRQSPINLFTANVVLGSGIQRNYQPANATIVTSEHDVMINWTENAGYITINGTQYNLLQAHWHSPSEHKINGIRYDLELHMVHRSLAGNIAVTGVVSRHGNPDSFISTIGDELQILAENQTREIPIGVVDPDDVTGITGNKYFRYNGSLTVPPCNENVLWTVFTGEGKTVSRAQKELIRAAVDGAGDETFENARPVQPRNARPVKLYLHTNGN